A region of the Pricia mediterranea genome:
TATCTGATGACCCTGCGACAAGCCAACGAAACGGGGGACTATGCCGATGCGGACAAACTCCTGGAGGCCTTTAAGCAGAATCAGAAAAACCATGGCGGCGAGGTGTTGCCCTCCGACCAAAAGATCAATGCCGAGGTTATTTACAACAAGCTCGATATTTTCAACCATCTGTACAGGCTCTACGGGGTGGTCGGTTTCTTCATGTTTTTTGTACTGATTTTCCAAATTTTCAAGGACCGGTCTATTTGGCGAATCGCCAGTTATTCCCTCAAAGGCACGATATTTATCCTCTTTCTTTGGCATACCGCCGGGCTGATCTTGCGCTGGTACATTTCCGGCCACGCCCCTTGGAGCGACGCCTATGAAAGTATTCTCTATGTATCGTGGGCGACTATGGGTATGGGACTGCTGTTCGCCCGTAAAAGTGACATGACGATCGCCGCTACCTCATTTGTGACAGCTATGTTACTATTTGTGGCCCATCAGAATTGGGTAGATCCTTCTATTTCCAATTTGGTACCCGTGCTTGACAGCTATTGGTTGATGGTACACGTATCGATAATTGTCGGAAGCTACGGTCCCCTAACGGTCGGGATGATTTTAGGGGTGGTCTGTTTGCTGTTAATGATCATGACCAACAAAAAGAACAAGTCCAAGATGGATGTCAATATCAAGGAACTGACCGTTATCAACGAACTCTCCCTTACCGTCGGGCTGGCCATGCTGACCATCGGTAACTTTTTGGGAGGTCAATGGGCCAACGAAAGTTGGGGCCGCTATTGGGGATGGGATCCAAAGGAAACCTGGGCCCTAATTTCGATTATGGTGTATGCCTTCGTTATCCATACCCGCCTTGTACCTGGACTTCGAGGCAGGTGGACGTTCAATTTTCTAAGCGTCATCTCCTTCGGTAGTATCATGATGACCTACTTCGGTGTCAACTACTATTTGGTAGGGCTACACAGCTATGGCCAAAGTGGTGCCGCGGCCATTACCCCGGACTACGTGTGGTTCATTGCGTTAGGCGCGCTAATTCTAGGCGGCATCAGTTATTGGCGGTACCGGGTACACTACGTAAAGGGAAATCGGCCTTCAAAGCGAAAATCGGCCAACGCCGCTTAGGGTTCCAAAAGTTCCGGCAGAATCTCCCCCGCATCGGAGTGATGATAGCCTCTGCGGGATTAACCTCTACGGTTTGATCAAGGTTCTTGCTTACTGCTCTACCTCGTCAAACCCTTTCTCCCGAAAAACACGAACAAAAACGTTCGATATTCCGCGCCCAGTTTCTTCCGCAGTACTCCAAAAGCCTTGGTAAGGTGAGCCTCTACCGTCTTTTTAGAAACCTTAAGATATTCCGAGATTTCGGGATTGGTGAGTCCCTCTTTCCGGCTTAGCAAAAACACTTCCTGGCATTTTGGCGGCAGATTTTCAATTTCTTGGGTAACCCGGACCATGATTTTCTCCCAAGAAGTGTCCTTATGCGATTGCACCGCCTTGTCCAAAGCCTCGAAATATTTCTGCTCTAAAATCATTGTCGAGCGGTTCTTTTTATATTGGTTGATAAACTCGTTGTACACCGACCGGAACAGATAGTTCTGTAAGGAAGAGGTGATATGTAATTTTTTTCGCTTTTCGTAAGTTCGTAAAAATACATTCTGAAGCACATCCTGTGCCCACGCATGGTCGTTGGTCAATGTGAGTGCATATCCGAAGAGTTTACGATTATAAAGATCCACCAACTCGATAAAGGCGTCTTCCTCGCCGTTTCGCAGCCGTTCGATCAGTTCCGTGCTAACCTTATCTTTCATAGTGTCCTAATCCGTTTATCCCAAATATATAGCATTATCCCATAAAATGTAGAGTAAAATGGAAATGTGAAATAATGCCAACAAAAAGTTAGGGTATTGTGAATTGGCTTTGTCTTAACTATAAAGACTAGGTCAATCTGCGCAATCGAGGAATGGAAAACCAAATTGTAAAATACCTTCTGAACGAGGCAACGACCGAAGATTTGGATGCGCTGTCCGATTGGATTATGGTAGCGGACAATGAATGGATTTTTGAAGAATTCGTTCGAGCACACTATGAAACCTCCACTGCAATGAACGAACCGGATACCGATAAAATAAAGGAAGCCCTTATGCGGAGGATGAAAAAGGATAGAAGCGTCTTTCGCCGCAGAAATTTCCGTTCGTTCATGAAATATGCGGCAATCGGACTAGTATTTATGGCCTTGGGGTATTTTTATCATCAAAACCAGGTTGGGAGATCTGTATCGGACAAACTTGTTTCCAAAAAGGAAGCTGTTACCATAACTTTGGATAATGGAACCATTGAAACCTTGGACCCTTTGACGAATCGAAAGGTAAAGGATGCAAAGGGAACTATAATCGGAACCCAGAACGGGTCAAAACTAACCTATCGGGAATCCGCTACCACTTTTGCCCAAACCAACAGCCGTAAACAATTATTTCACAACACCATAAACGTGCCTTACGGTAAACGTTTTGATGTGGTACTATCCGATGGCACCCATGTTTTTTTAAATTCCGGCACCACGCTACGGTATCCCGTACGGTTTGTGAGGGGTAAGAATCGCAACGTGTATTTGACCGGGGAGGCTTACTTTGATGTAGTAAAAGACACAGAGCATCCTTTTACGGTGCATGCCGATGAACTTGCCATCGAAGTCTTGGGTACCCAATTCAATGTATCCCATTATCCCGAAGACCAGAACATTAATACCGTTTTGGTCGAAGGCTCGGTAGCGCTCCGTACGAATAAAAAGAACGACAAAAGCGGGGAAGGCACCTTGCTAGAACCTGGGTTTAAAGCCGAATGGAGACCAGCGGATAACGCCATCGCCCTCGAAAATGTCGATACGGACATATATACGGCCTGGATGCAGGGCAGGCTGGTTTTCCGCAACACCCCCTTTCAACAGATCCGGCAGGCCTTGGAGCGGAAATACAATGTCACCATAAAGAACAGCAACAAAGACCTTGACGAGCAGTTGTTTGATGCCACCTTTGATATCGAGACCATTGAAGAGGTGTTGGAATCGTTCAGTAAAAGCTATGCAATTGCGTACAGGATTGAAGACAATGAAGTGATCATCGAGTGAGGAATTTAGACTTGGAGCGGCAAGTTCCGTCACAGGTACAAAATACTGAGTGATTAAGAACAAATCAATATGTGGATGGAGAATGTGCCAATTGGTGTATCTAATACTCAGAGCTACAAACCGATAAATTTTAAAACAGAATTATATGGGTAAAAACAATTTAAAACACTAAATCAGTTCAAAATGAAAAATCGAAAAATACGGACACATTTCCCGATTCGGTAAAAATGATTTAAAACGGATTTTAAACCACATAACTACACTAAATTATGAAAAAACGCTCGAACCTGTGGGGTGTATGGCTTTACATCCCTAAAGCAAGCTTAAAAATGAAACTCACATTCTTTCTCACGATAATTTCCCTGTTTCAAATCCAAGCAAACACCTATTCCCAGAACAAGAGAATAAGCTTGGATATGCCCGACGTCACGATCGAGGAAGTGATTCAGCAGATAGAATCCCTCTCCGATTTC
Encoded here:
- a CDS encoding FecR family protein, whose product is MENQIVKYLLNEATTEDLDALSDWIMVADNEWIFEEFVRAHYETSTAMNEPDTDKIKEALMRRMKKDRSVFRRRNFRSFMKYAAIGLVFMALGYFYHQNQVGRSVSDKLVSKKEAVTITLDNGTIETLDPLTNRKVKDAKGTIIGTQNGSKLTYRESATTFAQTNSRKQLFHNTINVPYGKRFDVVLSDGTHVFLNSGTTLRYPVRFVRGKNRNVYLTGEAYFDVVKDTEHPFTVHADELAIEVLGTQFNVSHYPEDQNINTVLVEGSVALRTNKKNDKSGEGTLLEPGFKAEWRPADNAIALENVDTDIYTAWMQGRLVFRNTPFQQIRQALERKYNVTIKNSNKDLDEQLFDATFDIETIEEVLESFSKSYAIAYRIEDNEVIIE
- a CDS encoding RNA polymerase sigma factor, encoding MKDKVSTELIERLRNGEEDAFIELVDLYNRKLFGYALTLTNDHAWAQDVLQNVFLRTYEKRKKLHITSSLQNYLFRSVYNEFINQYKKNRSTMILEQKYFEALDKAVQSHKDTSWEKIMVRVTQEIENLPPKCQEVFLLSRKEGLTNPEISEYLKVSKKTVEAHLTKAFGVLRKKLGAEYRTFLFVFFGRKGLTR